In the genome of Globicephala melas chromosome 3, mGloMel1.2, whole genome shotgun sequence, one region contains:
- the P4HA2 gene encoding prolyl 4-hydroxylase subunit alpha-2 isoform X1: MSWSGQMKAEERTLPSVTMKLWVSMLLVAWFGVLGCVQAEFFTSIGHMTDLIYAEKDLVLSLKEYILVEEAKLSKIKSWANKMEALTSKSAADPEGYLSHPVNAYKLVKRLNTDWPALEDLVLQNSAAGFIANLSVQRQFFPTDEDETGAAKALMRLQDTYKLDPDTISKGELPGTKYQAVLSVDDCFGMGRSAYNEGDYYHTVLWMEQVLKQLDAGEEATTSKAQVLDYLSYAVFQLGDLHRALELTRRLLSLDPSHERAGGNLRYFERLLEEEREKMLLNHTEAELAPQEGIYERPVDYLPERDIYESLCRGEGVKLTPRRQKRLFCRYHHGNGTPQLLIAPFKEEDEWDSPHIVRYYDVMSDEEIERIKEVAKPKLARATVRDPKTGVLTVASYRVSKSSWLEEEDDPVVARVNLRMQHITGLTVKTAELLQVANYGMGGQYEPHFDFSRKDEQDAFKRLGTGNRVATFLNYMSDVEAGGATVFPDLGAALWPKKGTAVFWYNLLRSGEGDYRTRHAACPVLVGCKWVSNKWFHERGQEFLRPCGSTEVD; this comes from the exons ACACTGCCCTCTGTGACCATGAAACTCTGGGTATCCATGTTGCTGGTGGCCTGGTTTGGTGTCCTGGGCTGTGTGCAGGCTGAATTCTTTACTTCTATTG GGCACATGACAGACCTGATTTATGCAGAGAAGGACCTGGTGCTGTCCCTGAAGGAGTACATCTTGGTGGAGGAAGCCAAGCTCTCTAAGATTAAGAG CTGGGCCAACAAAATGGAAGCCCTGACCAGCAAGTCAGCTGCTGACCCTGAAGGCTACCTGTCCCACCCTGTGAATGCCTATAAACTGGTGAAGCGACTAAACACAGACTGGCCTGCGCTGGAGGACCTTGTCCTGCAGAACTCAGCTGCAG GCTTTATTGCCAACCTGTCAGTGCAGCGACAGTTCTTTCCCACTGATGAAGATGAAACAGGAGCCGCCAAGGCCTTGATGAGACTTCAGGACACATACAAACTGGACCCAGACACAATTTCCAAAGGCGAGCTTCCAG gaACCAAGTACCAGGCAGTGCTGAGCGTGGACGACTGCTTTGGGATGGGCCGCTCGGCCTACAATGAAGGAGACTATTACCACACAGTGCTGTGGATGGAACAGGTGCTGAAGCAGCTCGATGCAGGGGAGGAGGCCACCACATCCAAGGCCCAGGTGCTGGACTATCTGAGCTATGCCGTCTTCCAGTTGGGTGACCTGCACCGTGCCCTGGAGCTCACCCGCCGACTGCTCTCCCTTG acCCAAGCCATGAACGAGCTGGAGGGAATCTGCGCTACTTTGAACGGTTgttggaggaagaaagagaaaaaatgttattgaatCACACAGAAGCTGAACTAGCACCCCAGGAAGGCATATATGAGAGGCCTGTGGACTACCTGCCCGAGAGGGATATCTACGAGAGCCTCTGTCGTGGGGAGGGTGTCAAACTG ACACCCCGAAGGCAGAAGAGGCTTTTCTGTAGGTACCACCATGGCAACGGGACGCCACAGCTGCTCATCGCCCCTTTCAAAGAGGAGGATGAGTGGGACAGTCCACACATCGTCAGGTACTACGATGTCATGTCTGACGAGGAAATCGAGAGGATCAAGGAAGTTGCAAAACCCAAA CTTGCACGAGCCACTGTTCGTGATCCCAAGACAGGTGTTCTCACTGTTGCCAGCTACAGAGTTTCCAAAAG CTCCtggctggaggaggaggatgaCCCAGTTGTGGCTCGGGTGAATCTTCGGATGCAGCACATCACAGGCCTAACAGTAAAGACTGCAGAATTGTTGCAG GTTGCTAATTATGGAATGGGAGGACAGTACGAGCCACACTTTGACTTCTCTAGG AAGGATGAGCAAGATGCTTTCAAGCGTTTAGGGACGGGGAATCGTGTGGCCACGTTCTTAAACTAC ATGAGCGATGTGGAAGCTGGTGGTGCCACTGTCTTTCCTGATCTGGGGGCTGCACTTTGGCCTAAGAAG GGTACGGCTGTATTCTGGTACAACCTCCTGCGGAGCGGGGAAGGTGACTACCGAACGAGACATGCTGCCTGCCCCGTGCTTGTGGGCTGCAAGTGGG TCTCCAATAAGTGGTTCCATGAACGAGGACAGGAGTTCTTGAGGCCATGTGGATCAACAGAAGTTGACTGA
- the P4HA2 gene encoding prolyl 4-hydroxylase subunit alpha-2 isoform X3 produces MKLWVSMLLVAWFGVLGCVQAEFFTSIGHMTDLIYAEKDLVLSLKEYILVEEAKLSKIKSWANKMEALTSKSAADPEGYLSHPVNAYKLVKRLNTDWPALEDLVLQNSAAGFIANLSVQRQFFPTDEDETGAAKALMRLQDTYKLDPDTISKGELPGTKYQAVLSVDDCFGMGRSAYNEGDYYHTVLWMEQVLKQLDAGEEATTSKAQVLDYLSYAVFQLGDLHRALELTRRLLSLDPSHERAGGNLRYFERLLEEEREKMLLNHTEAELAPQEGIYERPVDYLPERDIYESLCRGEGVKLTPRRQKRLFCRYHHGNGTPQLLIAPFKEEDEWDSPHIVRYYDVMSDEEIERIKEVAKPKLARATVRDPKTGVLTVASYRVSKSSWLEEEDDPVVARVNLRMQHITGLTVKTAELLQVANYGMGGQYEPHFDFSRKDEQDAFKRLGTGNRVATFLNYMSDVEAGGATVFPDLGAALWPKKGTAVFWYNLLRSGEGDYRTRHAACPVLVGCKWVSNKWFHERGQEFLRPCGSTEVD; encoded by the exons ATGAAACTCTGGGTATCCATGTTGCTGGTGGCCTGGTTTGGTGTCCTGGGCTGTGTGCAGGCTGAATTCTTTACTTCTATTG GGCACATGACAGACCTGATTTATGCAGAGAAGGACCTGGTGCTGTCCCTGAAGGAGTACATCTTGGTGGAGGAAGCCAAGCTCTCTAAGATTAAGAG CTGGGCCAACAAAATGGAAGCCCTGACCAGCAAGTCAGCTGCTGACCCTGAAGGCTACCTGTCCCACCCTGTGAATGCCTATAAACTGGTGAAGCGACTAAACACAGACTGGCCTGCGCTGGAGGACCTTGTCCTGCAGAACTCAGCTGCAG GCTTTATTGCCAACCTGTCAGTGCAGCGACAGTTCTTTCCCACTGATGAAGATGAAACAGGAGCCGCCAAGGCCTTGATGAGACTTCAGGACACATACAAACTGGACCCAGACACAATTTCCAAAGGCGAGCTTCCAG gaACCAAGTACCAGGCAGTGCTGAGCGTGGACGACTGCTTTGGGATGGGCCGCTCGGCCTACAATGAAGGAGACTATTACCACACAGTGCTGTGGATGGAACAGGTGCTGAAGCAGCTCGATGCAGGGGAGGAGGCCACCACATCCAAGGCCCAGGTGCTGGACTATCTGAGCTATGCCGTCTTCCAGTTGGGTGACCTGCACCGTGCCCTGGAGCTCACCCGCCGACTGCTCTCCCTTG acCCAAGCCATGAACGAGCTGGAGGGAATCTGCGCTACTTTGAACGGTTgttggaggaagaaagagaaaaaatgttattgaatCACACAGAAGCTGAACTAGCACCCCAGGAAGGCATATATGAGAGGCCTGTGGACTACCTGCCCGAGAGGGATATCTACGAGAGCCTCTGTCGTGGGGAGGGTGTCAAACTG ACACCCCGAAGGCAGAAGAGGCTTTTCTGTAGGTACCACCATGGCAACGGGACGCCACAGCTGCTCATCGCCCCTTTCAAAGAGGAGGATGAGTGGGACAGTCCACACATCGTCAGGTACTACGATGTCATGTCTGACGAGGAAATCGAGAGGATCAAGGAAGTTGCAAAACCCAAA CTTGCACGAGCCACTGTTCGTGATCCCAAGACAGGTGTTCTCACTGTTGCCAGCTACAGAGTTTCCAAAAG CTCCtggctggaggaggaggatgaCCCAGTTGTGGCTCGGGTGAATCTTCGGATGCAGCACATCACAGGCCTAACAGTAAAGACTGCAGAATTGTTGCAG GTTGCTAATTATGGAATGGGAGGACAGTACGAGCCACACTTTGACTTCTCTAGG AAGGATGAGCAAGATGCTTTCAAGCGTTTAGGGACGGGGAATCGTGTGGCCACGTTCTTAAACTAC ATGAGCGATGTGGAAGCTGGTGGTGCCACTGTCTTTCCTGATCTGGGGGCTGCACTTTGGCCTAAGAAG GGTACGGCTGTATTCTGGTACAACCTCCTGCGGAGCGGGGAAGGTGACTACCGAACGAGACATGCTGCCTGCCCCGTGCTTGTGGGCTGCAAGTGGG TCTCCAATAAGTGGTTCCATGAACGAGGACAGGAGTTCTTGAGGCCATGTGGATCAACAGAAGTTGACTGA
- the P4HA2 gene encoding prolyl 4-hydroxylase subunit alpha-2 isoform X2, whose translation MSWSGQMKAEERTLPSVTMKLWVSMLLVAWFGVLGCVQAEFFTSIGHMTDLIYAEKDLVLSLKEYILVEEAKLSKIKSWANKMEALTSKSAADPEGYLSHPVNAYKLVKRLNTDWPALEDLVLQNSAAGFIANLSVQRQFFPTDEDETGAAKALMRLQDTYKLDPDTISKGELPGTKYQAVLSVDDCFGMGRSAYNEGDYYHTVLWMEQVLKQLDAGEEATTSKAQVLDYLSYAVFQLGDLHRALELTRRLLSLDPSHERAGGNLRYFERLLEEEREKMLLNHTEAELAPQEGIYERPVDYLPERDIYESLCRGEGVKLTPRRQKRLFCRYHHGNGTPQLLIAPFKEEDEWDSPHIVRYYDVMSDEEIERIKEVAKPKLARATVRDPKTGVLTVASYRVSKSSWLEEEDDPVVARVNLRMQHITGLTVKTAELLQVANYGMGGQYEPHFDFSRRPFDSGLKTEGNRLATFLNYMSDVEAGGATVFPDLGAALWPKKGTAVFWYNLLRSGEGDYRTRHAACPVLVGCKWVSNKWFHERGQEFLRPCGSTEVD comes from the exons ACACTGCCCTCTGTGACCATGAAACTCTGGGTATCCATGTTGCTGGTGGCCTGGTTTGGTGTCCTGGGCTGTGTGCAGGCTGAATTCTTTACTTCTATTG GGCACATGACAGACCTGATTTATGCAGAGAAGGACCTGGTGCTGTCCCTGAAGGAGTACATCTTGGTGGAGGAAGCCAAGCTCTCTAAGATTAAGAG CTGGGCCAACAAAATGGAAGCCCTGACCAGCAAGTCAGCTGCTGACCCTGAAGGCTACCTGTCCCACCCTGTGAATGCCTATAAACTGGTGAAGCGACTAAACACAGACTGGCCTGCGCTGGAGGACCTTGTCCTGCAGAACTCAGCTGCAG GCTTTATTGCCAACCTGTCAGTGCAGCGACAGTTCTTTCCCACTGATGAAGATGAAACAGGAGCCGCCAAGGCCTTGATGAGACTTCAGGACACATACAAACTGGACCCAGACACAATTTCCAAAGGCGAGCTTCCAG gaACCAAGTACCAGGCAGTGCTGAGCGTGGACGACTGCTTTGGGATGGGCCGCTCGGCCTACAATGAAGGAGACTATTACCACACAGTGCTGTGGATGGAACAGGTGCTGAAGCAGCTCGATGCAGGGGAGGAGGCCACCACATCCAAGGCCCAGGTGCTGGACTATCTGAGCTATGCCGTCTTCCAGTTGGGTGACCTGCACCGTGCCCTGGAGCTCACCCGCCGACTGCTCTCCCTTG acCCAAGCCATGAACGAGCTGGAGGGAATCTGCGCTACTTTGAACGGTTgttggaggaagaaagagaaaaaatgttattgaatCACACAGAAGCTGAACTAGCACCCCAGGAAGGCATATATGAGAGGCCTGTGGACTACCTGCCCGAGAGGGATATCTACGAGAGCCTCTGTCGTGGGGAGGGTGTCAAACTG ACACCCCGAAGGCAGAAGAGGCTTTTCTGTAGGTACCACCATGGCAACGGGACGCCACAGCTGCTCATCGCCCCTTTCAAAGAGGAGGATGAGTGGGACAGTCCACACATCGTCAGGTACTACGATGTCATGTCTGACGAGGAAATCGAGAGGATCAAGGAAGTTGCAAAACCCAAA CTTGCACGAGCCACTGTTCGTGATCCCAAGACAGGTGTTCTCACTGTTGCCAGCTACAGAGTTTCCAAAAG CTCCtggctggaggaggaggatgaCCCAGTTGTGGCTCGGGTGAATCTTCGGATGCAGCACATCACAGGCCTAACAGTAAAGACTGCAGAATTGTTGCAG GTTGCTAATTATGGAATGGGAGGACAGTACGAGCCACACTTTGACTTCTCTAGG CGACCTTTTGACAGCGGCCTCAAAACGGAGGGAAATAGGTTAGCGACGTTTCTTAACTAT ATGAGCGATGTGGAAGCTGGTGGTGCCACTGTCTTTCCTGATCTGGGGGCTGCACTTTGGCCTAAGAAG GGTACGGCTGTATTCTGGTACAACCTCCTGCGGAGCGGGGAAGGTGACTACCGAACGAGACATGCTGCCTGCCCCGTGCTTGTGGGCTGCAAGTGGG TCTCCAATAAGTGGTTCCATGAACGAGGACAGGAGTTCTTGAGGCCATGTGGATCAACAGAAGTTGACTGA